Part of the Candidatus Cloacimonadota bacterium genome, TCTATTATAACCGCATTCACCATTAGACCTCCATCAGCAGATTCAAAGCGATGCGGTACTGAAGTACTCAGCTTTTCCAGTATAATTTCTTTGCGGACTCCGATCACGCTGTTGTGAGCGCCCGTCATGCCAACATCTGTAATATAAGCCGTTCCGCCGTGCAATATCTCCTCATCTGCAGTCTGAATATGGGTATGAGTACCCACCACCACTGCAGCTTTTCCATCCAGATACCATCCCATTGCGCGCTTCTCTGAAGTGGATTCTGCATGGATATCTACAAACAAAGGCGTCCCCGTATTCCGCCCACTCCAAAAGCTATCAAAAGCTTCAAAAGGAGAGTTGCAGGGAGGCATAAATATCTGTCCGGTAAGGCAGATAATCTCCAAGCACAAGTCATCCTTCTGCAAAAGGAAATTGCAATTTCCCGGAGCCGCACTGGGGTAGTTCATGGGTTTTAGAATTCTGGGTTCGCGAACTATATAATCCAGGGACTCTTCGCGATCCCAAAGGTGATTGCCGCTGGTAACAGCATCCACACCCGCTGCGAACAGCGGCTTTAAGGTCTTTTCGGTTAGGCCTTTGCCATCGGCAAGATTCTCCCCATTGGCGATCACAAAATCGACTCGGTATTCACTGATCATGCTCTTCAGATGAGCACATAAAATACTTCTGCCGGGTTTGCCAAAGACATCGCCAAAGAAGAGTACTCGCATCTATTTTGCCATGGCTATCTGCCGCGTCTCGCGGATCACTGTCACTTTTATCTGCCCTGGATACTGCACTTGTTTCTCGATGGATGCTGCGATTTCTGTAGCTAACAGCGGAGTCTGATTCTCTTCTACCATCGTAGGCTCCACGATAATGCGCAGTTCTCGACCGGCTTGAATGGCGTAAGATTTGTTTACACCCTCCACCGAGTTTGCTATCTCTTCCAGCTTGGCCAGACGTTGCATATAGGTTTCCAGCATTTCTCTACGCGCTCCGGGACGAGCTCCGGATATGGCATCGGAAGCTTGGACCAAGGCAGCAAACACCGATATGGCTTCCACCTCTTCGTGATGCGCTTCTATGGCGTTTACAATTAGCTTTCCTTCCCCGTTCTTACGGGCCAGATTTGCTCCAATAATAGCATGAGTGCCGTCAAATTCGTGGTCAACCGCTTTCCCAATGTCATGCAACAATCCGGCTCTGCGGGCTATCTCCTGATCCAATCCCAGTTCTGCGGCCAGTATCCCGCAAATCCATGCAGCTTCGATGGAATGTTGCAGTACGTTTTGACCATATGAGGTACGGTAATTGAGCCGACCAAGCACCTTAATCAGGTTTGGTGAGATGTTGTGAATATTGGTTTCCAATACCGCTTTTTCACCTATCTTAACTAGGGTTTCGTCCATTTCTTTGGTTGTCTTTGAGATCACTTCTTCGATTCTACCGGGATGAATGCGGCCGTCTGATATGAGCTTTTCCAAGGATAAACGAGCAATTTCTCGCCGTACGGGATCAAAGCAAGACAGTACTACCGCTTCAGGAGTGTCATCGATGATCAGATCTACTCCGGAAGCCTTCTCGAAAGTACGGATATTGCGGCCTTCACGCCCAATAATACGTCCTTTCATCTCGTCCGAAGGCAAAGAAACTACCGAAACAGTGGTCTCTGAAACGTGATCCACTGCCATCCGTTGTATAGCAGTAGAAAGGATCTCGGCAGACTTTTTGGAAGCGTCCAGCTTGATCTGTTCAATGCTCAATTTGGCATCGTTTGCAGCAACCTGTCTGGCAGTGGTAATCAATTCCTGACGCAGGCGTTCCAAGGCTTCTTCGCGGGAGAGACCTGCCACTTCGGCCAACTTCTGCTTCTGTTCGTTCAACACTGCTTCATATTCTGTTTTACGCTGTTGAATTTCTTCTTCTTTGCTCTTTAGCTTTCGTTCTTGTTCGCTGAGGCTGTTTTCCTTTTTATCCAGAGAGTCTAGCCGTTTATCCAAACTACTGAGGCGCTCATTGTACTTCTTTTCCTGCAAGCGCAGTTCGCGCTGGCGTTCTTTCACTTCTTCGTCAAGAATGCGTTTTTGCTTGAACCAATCTTCTCGGGCTTCCAGCAGAGCAGCCTTCTTTTCGTTCTCCGCTTCCGTTTGTGCGGTTCTTCGGATGTTTTCTGCTATCTGGTTGCTCTGTGATATCAGTTTGAAAGCAGAGTTTCGCTTTGCAAGGTATATCACCAAGGCAATGGCAAAGCCCAAAACAAGGCCTATTGCCAACATGATGTATGCATTTGGCATAATAATATTTCCTTCGATCTATTTACGCCTCCCCAAGAAAGGGAAGGGCGGAATTAATGGCCCGCGAGTACCGTGTATGTTTGACTTTTTACAAAGCCGTTTTGCAGGTGGGTATCTACCTTGTGGGCTTTATGTATCCGAAACAAGTCGGCACGCATGCTACCCATGGCTCGATTCCCTTCATAGTGAATGGCTTTTATGCAATCCATATCACGCATACCGCAGGCATATGTTATAATGTCATCATTTTCTCGATCATTTGGTTCACTCGGTTCAGTTCACTCTTCAGGGTATCGTTCTCTTCCAGGGCCTTCTGTAGGTTTTCTTCCCGTTGAAAACACGCAAGGAGCAGTAACCGGGCAAAATCCAGATGTTCGTATGTTTCATATAGTTCTGTTATTTGTTGCGACAATTCTGCCGCAATCCTCTCTGTGCGGGTGGGATTGTCACTTCTCAGGCGAAAACGACGCCCAAAGATCTCCACCTCTACTGATTGCATGTTTTACTCACTTTCCTGAAGCTTGGGAAATATGTTGTCGATTTTCTTTATGGCATCATCAGCAAAGCTCTCTATGCCAAAGAGCATATTTTGCATTTCTTTGTGTTTGTTTTCCAGTTCTTTATGCTCTATTTGCAGGCTCTTCAGACTGCTCTCGGACTCTCCCAGTTGTTTGGCATAGTCTTCGATCTGAGACATCAGTTGCACATTTTCTTCTCTTAATTGTGCATACTGCTTTTTTAGCTCTTCCATAGTCTTTTTATCTGCGCTGTATTGATCGATCAGTTTCTGCAATCTCTCCTGCAGGTTTACAATAGGGCTTTCCATCCTTACCTCATTCTTAAATCATATTTATCTGTCAGTGTATTTTGAATTAATGTCATGACATGATCAACGCGTTCATCTGTCAATGTTTTTTCTTGGTCTTGTAGTACTATATGCAAGCTTAGGCTTCTAAAACCTTCCGGGATTTGCTTTGAACGGTACTCATCGAAGACTTGCACATCCAATACAAGCCCTTTATCCAAAGCCATGATATGTTCCCTGATCTCGCAATAACTAAATGCATCGGCCAGCAAGAAAGAGAGATCTCTTATGACAGCCGGATGACGGGGAATATCACGATAGCTAATGCTTTGCGTTCTGGAGGCAGATATCAATTCCTCCATCTCCCAGTTCATTATCCATACTTCTTGTTTCAATACGGTTGCATCTATCCCCCAAGCTTCCAAGACCGGGGCTGTGATTCTGCCGAAGTAACCCAGTAAACGATCGGAGAAGTAATAGGCAAACGACTCATCCTCAACCAGATATGGCAGCTTGATACTTTTACTTTTCCAATCGAGACCGATGCTATTCAAGAGGCCTTCAAAGCAGCCTTTCGCCCAAGCGTAACCCAATTGACTGCTTTTTGCGCTATAATGTTCATCTTGTACATTACCTGTGCAGATTGCTCCCAGATGTCTGGGTTCCACATGCCCGTCCGCTGTCTTGAGATACACTTTACCCAGTTCAAAGAGTCTCACATTACGTTCAGCATGGTTCAAGTTATAAGCAAGATTAGTCAAGAGTTGTGGTACCAGTGATACCCGCATCACGGATTGATTGCTACTTTGCGGATTGATCAGGCCTATATAGGGCAGTTCACTATCGGTCATCCCCAAGTTTTGCATCTGTAGAGGATCAGTGAAACTGTAGTTTAATGTCTCATAAGCTCCCCAAGCCACCATCCATTCTGCGGCTTTTTTCTGAATCCGGTATGCATGACGGTCCATCACTTGCTTGGGCGGAGTTTTAACAGGAACTTTATCGTAACCGATAAGCCTTGCAAGCTCTTCCAGGATATCTGCTTCCCGGCTTACATCCTTTCGGTAACCGGGTACACGATAGTATTGAGCATTGTCTTTTTCGCTTTTCGGATCCGCCAGATTCTGCAGATCTGCCACCGGTCCCTTTATGTAAGCTGCGTCTTTCAGATACACAAAACCCAGTTTCTGCATTATCTCTTTTATCTGAGAGGGATCTATGCTAAAGCCTACCAGATGCTCAAAGCGGGAAGGACGAACTCCCAGGATGATCTCTTCTTCCACGAGAGGATAGCTATCAATCAATTCACCCATAGCGCTGGCACAGCCAAGTTCCACCAGAAGCTGAGTAGCTCTATCGCTGATCTCTTTGGCATAGCGAGCAGATAGGTGGCGTTCAAAACGGTAGGAAGAATCGGAGCTGATTTTGTGATTATATGAAGTTTTGCGGATGTTCCCGGGATGGAAAGCGGCACTCTCCAACACGATGTTTGAGGTGTTTGCGTTGATCCCGGATAGCTTTGAACCCATCACACCTGCCAAAGCAGAAGGTCTCTTACCATCTGCAATCACCAAGTCTTCGGTATTCAGTCTGTAGCTTTTGGAATCCAAAGCTACAAAGCCTTCAGCTTCGCTGGCTCTGCGCACAACAATATCCGGATAACCCTGGTCTTCTTTGCGAGATGCCAAAACATCGTAATCGAAAGCATGCAGGGGATGACCGGTCTCCATCATCACATAGTTCGTAATATCCACCAGATTATTGATTGGCCGTAAACCGCTCTTTATCAATGCGATCTTCATCCATAGCGGCGATTCCTTTACGTTCACACCTTCAATCACTCTGGCAGTATAACGTGGACAAAGCTGGGGTTCTTCATTGTGCAACCCAAGCTTTAGTGCCGACTGCTTCAATTGCGGAAGCTTGATCTCAGGCTCCTTCACTGCCACGCCAAGCCGGGCCGAGAGATCGCGGGCTATACCTTTGTAACCCAGAAGATCACTGCGATTGGGAGTAATCTCCAGTTCATAAATCGTATCCGGTAATTCGAAGATAACATCCGCCAGTTCTCCGATAGCGATGTCGTCCGGTAAACGGATTATTCCGGCATGACTATCCGATAAACCCAGTTCACGTTCCGAGCATAGCATTCCATGGGAGTGTATCCCCCGGATCTTGGCTTTTGATATACTAAAGTCTTTTAGTTCCGTGCCGGGCAATGCCAAAACCGCCATCATTCCGGATTCACAATTTGGCGCACCGCATATTACTTGAATGCAGTTATTATCGTCCTTTTCGGCATACGTTGTATCACCGATGTCCACTACACAAAACTTCAGATGATCGGTCTTCGGTACCGGTTCAGCCGAGATGACTTTGGCAGCGATTACAGTGTTGCCCAAAGCTTTCAACTCTTCGATGGCCTCCACTTCGATACCTGCGAAAGTCAAGAGGTCAGCCAGTTCAGCAGCGTAATCTTGCAGGGGCAGATAACGCTTTAACCACGATAATGCGATTCTCATTACAGCTCTCCTTTGAACTGACGCAACATCCGCAGATCATTCTCAAATAGTATTCGCATATCCGGAATATTGTATTTCAGCATGGCGATGCGCTCGATACCCAAACCAAAGGCAAATCCGGTGTAAAGCTCACTGTCTATGCCCAGGATATCGAAGACAGCCGGATCCACCATGCCAGCGCCGCCCATCTCCAACCATCCGCTCTGTTTACACACGCGGCAGCCCTTACCGGCACAGACAACACAGGAGATATCCATCTCCGCACTTGGTTCTGTGAAGGGGAAGAAATGTGGTCTGATCCTGCTTTTCACGCTAGAACCGAACATGATGCTCGCAAAGTTCTGCAAGGTATCCTGCAAATCACTCATGCTTACACCTTTATCTACTACCAATGCTTCCACTTGATGGAAGACGGGGGAATGTGAGGGATCGGGTTTATCGTTTCTATAACATCGCCCCGGAGAAATGATACGGATAGGTGGTTTATAGCTTTCCATTACTCTGATCTGCACTGTAGAGGTTTGAGTTCTCAAGAGCTTTCTACCCTCTACATAAAAGGTATCAGCCAGATTGCGGGAAGGATGATCCTGCGGAGTATTCAGCGCATCGAAATTGTGGAATTCATCTTCGATGTCATTTGCTTCAGCGATCTCGAAGCCCATGCTGAGAAATACCTCGTCGATCTCTCTGCGTACTATTGTGAGGGGATGATAACCCCCACGTCCCAGATTCAATCCGGGCATACTGGGATCAAAGGTCTTGCGGTCCTGTTTCCAAGCAGCTTCTTTAATGGCTGTGCTTTGAGCGTTCAACAAGCTTTCTATCTTGGTTCGAACGGAGTTTAGCTGATTACCGAAAGCAGGACGCTGCTCCGGACTCAACTCCTTCATTTTGGCATAAAGACCGTTCAATTCACTTTTTTTGCCCAGGTATTTTGCTTTACTATTCAATATATCATTGGTATTGGAGCATTGGGCAATCTCCTGCTCCGCCTGTTTGATGATGAGTTCCAGCTTTTCTTGCACTATACAATCCTTTGTATCATGTCAATTAGCAAGAAAGCGGTTTTAATACCAAAACCGCTTTCCCTGTATAGATTGTGATGCTTTCGGGAGCATCCCTTAGTATATCATATCAATTAAGCGTTTTTGGCAATCTCAACGAGATGGGCAAAAGCGCCGGCATCGTGCCAGGCAAGGTGTGCCAAGGTTTTGCGGTTTATCTCTATATTGGATTTGTGCAATCCGTTTATAAATCGGCTGTAGCTCATGTCGTTCAATCTGCATGCGGCATTGATGCGGGTAATCCATAGGCTGCGGTATTGGCGTTTTTTCAACTTTCTATGAGCGAAAGAGAAAGCCATGGCACGCTCTACGGTCTGGCGTGCAACGCGGTAAGTCTTACTCCTGCGGCCAAAATAACCTCTGGCGGCAAGCATATATTTTTTTCTTCTGCGATGGGCTGCTACATTATTTGTAACTCTAGGCATCTTTATTCTCCTTTACATTCCCAGCATTCTGTAGATTCTTTTCTCGTCGCATTTTACCACGATGGCGCTGGTGCTAAGGTTACGTTTCAACTTACGCGTTTTCTTGGTTTTGATGTGTGCTGCCTTGGCGTGGTGACGCACGATTTTTCCGGTGCCGGTTAGCTTGAAGCGCTTAGCGGCAGATCGATTGGTTTTGATCTTTGGCATTTGTATCTCCTTAAATTAATCTCTGTAAGAGCCGGCTGATAATAGCCCGCCGGTAATATCTATTTACTCGTCGTCCTGGGAAGCCTTTGTTTGAGGAGCCGGAGTTGCTGCCGGAACCTCTTGGGTTTTATCAGCTTCAGCGAGGATGCGGTCAATATCCTTTTTGGGGGAAACCACGATCGAAAGAAGATTGCGGTCGGCTACCGCTTCCTGATCCACGTCAACAATGTGGGCAAGATCTTCCTTAAGCTTTTCCAACACCCGATAGCCCAGATCCTTGTGCGCCATCTGACGCCCGCGGAACCGAACCGTGAATTTCACCTTATTGTGTTGTCTTAAAAACTTGATCGCGTTGTTTTTCTTGAAGTTATAATCATGTTCTTCGGTGTTGGGACCGAATTTGATCTCTTTCATCTCTACTTCATGCTGTTTTTTCTTAGCTTCCCTGGCTTTCCTTTCTTTCTGGAAATAATATTTACTAAAATCAAGGATACGACATACGGGAGGATCGACATTGGGGGAAATCTCCACCAAGTCCAGCTCAACTTCTTCCGCTCTGCGTAAAGCTTCCCGAATGGACACTACACCGATTTGCTTACCATCAGAGCCAATCAGGCGAACTTTTTCTGCTGTAATCTGCTGATTAATTCTCTCTTTCGGTACCACTTCCTTGGTCTTAGCCTTGAAACGCTTAATCCGGATTATAAGAACCTCCTTCTTACCGGAAATGAAGCAGGCGAAATCTCCTTGAGGAAACTCCGCCTGCTTCAATAGTAATTATCTACACGTATTTGTTGTCTATGTATAGCCCTGCACGCACATTCAGGCAGCAAGGCAGAAGCTGGCGGCTTCATTTACTATCACTATTTTTATAGCTAGGAAATCTGTCAATACAAATTATCGATACTGTATATAATACTTGAAGGATTGCAGTATTATAACAGTTAGTGATCACTGCCATCCTTACCGGCTCACACTATATCAATCCTTCACTCTGATGTATATTGTCATGCTTACAGAAGAATCCGAGACAGATACTTCTTCCAGGCAATCCCCAGCTTAATGCTGCCAATCTGTGGTAATACACTGTTCCTCGATGTGCTTTATCAATCTTTCCCATGCTCCGGGAATGCGCGTGAAAGGGTCTTCAAAGGGATTCTCGATCTTTAGTGCCACATAATTGCCACCGTTAAAGGACTCTACCAGCAATCCGGGAAAATCGTAGGCATACCCGGGTACCTGAACCCAATACTCGTAACCCCGCTTGCCTTGTGCCTTATCCTCTTCCGATACGGGTATATCAGATCCAAATTTACGCATGTTTTCCAGCTTGATTCCCTCCACTTCGAGACGATTTTCCAAGCGAGACATCACCTCATCTTCAGGATTAAGACCCACAAGCTTGTCTTTTGCTACCAACATGGATGGTATTCGGGCATAAAATGGTTGAGAATAGATACTGTCTGACATCGTTACTCCTGTGCAGTCATTCTGATTTGCCTAACTTGAACCAGAATAAGAATTCCCTCTGAGAATGGCGATTTTCAATATTTACGCAAGCTGATCCGTGCGGCTAAGCCATGTTTGCACCAATCGAAATCGAGGAATTGTTGTCAAGAACAATTTAGCATCAAGTACTATTAATCATTCTTTGACATCATGTACTAGCTCTTTATGTAAAGCAGATATAAAGCAGATATCATCGGGTTATCATCGAGTGGGCACTAGATAATAACAGCTTTATATCTGCTTCGGCATAGCTTGACCCACAGCGTTGGTAGAGAGGGAGGGGGTTGTTGATCAGGTTCACCAGCTAAGAAAGGGCAATTCCGGGAATATAGTTTGCCGATACTGCACTAACAGGTATTATATCAAAAGAGGTGATAATAGATGTGTCCAGATAAAAATGAACTGATTAGAATGCTCAGCCTCACAAATGAGGATGAGCTGCAAGCCCTGTACAAACAGGCTTATGCTGTAAAAAAACAGTATGTGGGAACCAAGGTCTATTTCCGCGGAATCATAGAGTTAAGTAACATCTGCACAAAGAATTGCTACTATTGCGGCATTCGCAGCAGCAATCCAGATTTTGAACGCTATACAATCAGCATGGATGAAGCTCTCGCTGAGGCAAAATGGTGTTTTGAACAGCATTACGGCAGCTTGGTAATTCAAGCCGGGGAACGCTCGGACAAAGCCTGGACAGACTTCATCGAAGAGCTGATACTTGGAATAAAACAGCTTTCCGGGGGAAAACTGGGAATCACCCTTTCCCTGGGCGAACAGAGCGAAGACGTATATAAGCGCTGGTTTGATGCAGGAGCACATCGATATCTGCTGAGGATTGAAACTTCTGATCGGGATTTGTATAGAAAACTGCATCCCGCCGATCACAGCTTTGATTATCGAAAGCAATGCCTTGGTCTATTGCGGAAAACCGGATACCAAGTGGGAACGGGCATCATGGTGGGTCTTCCCGGACAAACAGTGGAATCCATCGCAAATGACATCCTGTTCTTTTATGATATTGATATAGATATGTTGGGCATGGGTCCTTATATCCCGCATCATGGAACTCCTTTGAAGCACCTGATAGAGGGTTTTGATGCCGATAATGCCCTAAAGATGGGCCTAAAACTGATTGCATGCTGCCGCATTGCATTGAAGGATATAAATATTGCCGCCACAACCGCTCTGCAGGCGCTACATCCCGAAGGAAGAGAACTGGGGCTATTGGCCGGAGCGAATGTGCTGATGCCAAACATCACGGACACCAAGTATCGGGAAGGATACCAGTTGTATGAAGGTAAACCCTGCCTGGATGAGAATGCCGATCAGTGTATAGGTTGCCTTAGCCGCCGAATCGAATCCATTGGAGAAAGCATCGGTTTCGATGAATGGGGAGACTCCTGTCATTTTGCATCACGGACTAAATAGCTGAGAATTATATCATAAACACATGGCTCTGCTGATTATCATAAGGCAGAGTCTTTCTTTTTTTGTAAAAGGAAAGCTTTGGGAATGCTTCTTGCATACAAAGCTGCTAGAAGAAAATTATGCGATCGATATGATGGAGGATCTTGATGTCGAGAAAGGTTTTAATATATATGTCGCTGGTAGTTATGCTGGCATTAACCGCTTGTGCAGAACGCAATACAGCCTTTGACGGGGGAAAAAATTATGAACTCCTGGCGCAGGTACCGGTGGTCGGTAATCCCTGTGAGATAGAGATTGGGGATACACACGCTTTTGTGGCATTGGATCAGGGCGGTGTTGCTACCATTAATCTCGATAATCATCATCTTGAATGGTACACCAAGATAGAAGCTGCTGATGGTTCTGATGAGATCCTGTACCGTACCCGCAGGATATCAGTTTCTCCAGCCCATGATCGCCTTTTGATCAATGAAATCCAAAAAACGGACACTATATATATTCTTGATAGCGCAAATCCAGATAGTCTGATATGGCTTCATTCCATTATCGGGAACACTCAGGACATCCACGACATTGCCATTTATGACTTGGACACTCCCACAGATAACCATGTATTCGACATTGCTTATTGCCTGTCAAACCGAATCTCACTGCTCGCTTACAACGGAGCTTATGAGGCTAATGTGTATCCTAATTACACAAACGGGGGTATTGAAGTTCCGGCTATAGTATCCGGTTTGGATATAGACGCCAGCTACCTGTATGCAGCCGCTCAACAGAGAGGCTTGTTGGTAATCGATAAACCCAGCGGTACAGTAATTAGTGAACTGGCCGTAAAAGGCGAAGCGGAACAAGTGGTTATTCACAACAATTATGCTTATATCGCCGCTCGGCAGGGAGGTTTGCAGGTTGTGAACCTGAGCGATAAGACCAATCCGGTTCATGTAGCCGAATACCTTACCACCGGATACGCTTCGGATATAGCCTATTCCAATAATACCATAGCGATCAGTTCCGGTGGTGGTGGTTGCTATGTTTTCAACATCAGCGATCCTGCCCGTCCACGGCTGGTCAAACAGATTACCGAAGGCGGATATGTGAACACCGTCAATATGATTGACGACACTTTGATCGTTGGTACCCGCGACAACGGTATCTATTTCTATAAAATGAACTGATGCGTACCAGTTTTAACTAGTTCAATAAATTCTAAAGGAACCTGACGATATGTTTCAGGTTCCTTTTACGTATATGGAGCATAAGAAAAAATGAGAAAAAAGCTGA contains:
- the pheS gene encoding phenylalanine--tRNA ligase subunit alpha, translated to MQEKLELIIKQAEQEIAQCSNTNDILNSKAKYLGKKSELNGLYAKMKELSPEQRPAFGNQLNSVRTKIESLLNAQSTAIKEAAWKQDRKTFDPSMPGLNLGRGGYHPLTIVRREIDEVFLSMGFEIAEANDIEDEFHNFDALNTPQDHPSRNLADTFYVEGRKLLRTQTSTVQIRVMESYKPPIRIISPGRCYRNDKPDPSHSPVFHQVEALVVDKGVSMSDLQDTLQNFASIMFGSSVKSRIRPHFFPFTEPSAEMDISCVVCAGKGCRVCKQSGWLEMGGAGMVDPAVFDILGIDSELYTGFAFGLGIERIAMLKYNIPDMRILFENDLRMLRQFKGEL
- the rpmI gene encoding 50S ribosomal protein L35; this translates as MPKIKTNRSAAKRFKLTGTGKIVRHHAKAAHIKTKKTRKLKRNLSTSAIVVKCDEKRIYRMLGM
- a CDS encoding cell division protein ZapA codes for the protein MQSVEVEIFGRRFRLRSDNPTRTERIAAELSQQITELYETYEHLDFARLLLLACFQREENLQKALEENDTLKSELNRVNQMIEKMMTL
- the infC gene encoding translation initiation factor IF-3 — encoded protein: MVPKERINQQITAEKVRLIGSDGKQIGVVSIREALRRAEEVELDLVEISPNVDPPVCRILDFSKYYFQKERKAREAKKKQHEVEMKEIKFGPNTEEHDYNFKKNNAIKFLRQHNKVKFTVRFRGRQMAHKDLGYRVLEKLKEDLAHIVDVDQEAVADRNLLSIVVSPKKDIDRILAEADKTQEVPAATPAPQTKASQDDE
- the hydE gene encoding [FeFe] hydrogenase H-cluster radical SAM maturase HydE — translated: MCPDKNELIRMLSLTNEDELQALYKQAYAVKKQYVGTKVYFRGIIELSNICTKNCYYCGIRSSNPDFERYTISMDEALAEAKWCFEQHYGSLVIQAGERSDKAWTDFIEELILGIKQLSGGKLGITLSLGEQSEDVYKRWFDAGAHRYLLRIETSDRDLYRKLHPADHSFDYRKQCLGLLRKTGYQVGTGIMVGLPGQTVESIANDILFFYDIDIDMLGMGPYIPHHGTPLKHLIEGFDADNALKMGLKLIACCRIALKDINIAATTALQALHPEGRELGLLAGANVLMPNITDTKYREGYQLYEGKPCLDENADQCIGCLSRRIESIGESIGFDEWGDSCHFASRTK
- the rny gene encoding ribonuclease Y, which encodes MPNAYIMLAIGLVLGFAIALVIYLAKRNSAFKLISQSNQIAENIRRTAQTEAENEKKAALLEAREDWFKQKRILDEEVKERQRELRLQEKKYNERLSSLDKRLDSLDKKENSLSEQERKLKSKEEEIQQRKTEYEAVLNEQKQKLAEVAGLSREEALERLRQELITTARQVAANDAKLSIEQIKLDASKKSAEILSTAIQRMAVDHVSETTVSVVSLPSDEMKGRIIGREGRNIRTFEKASGVDLIIDDTPEAVVLSCFDPVRREIARLSLEKLISDGRIHPGRIEEVISKTTKEMDETLVKIGEKAVLETNIHNISPNLIKVLGRLNYRTSYGQNVLQHSIEAAWICGILAAELGLDQEIARRAGLLHDIGKAVDHEFDGTHAIIGANLARKNGEGKLIVNAIEAHHEEVEAISVFAALVQASDAISGARPGARREMLETYMQRLAKLEEIANSVEGVNKSYAIQAGRELRIIVEPTMVEENQTPLLATEIAASIEKQVQYPGQIKVTVIRETRQIAMAK
- the rplT gene encoding 50S ribosomal protein L20, with product MPRVTNNVAAHRRRKKYMLAARGYFGRRSKTYRVARQTVERAMAFSFAHRKLKKRQYRSLWITRINAACRLNDMSYSRFINGLHKSNIEINRKTLAHLAWHDAGAFAHLVEIAKNA
- the pheT gene encoding phenylalanine--tRNA ligase subunit beta is translated as MRIALSWLKRYLPLQDYAAELADLLTFAGIEVEAIEELKALGNTVIAAKVISAEPVPKTDHLKFCVVDIGDTTYAEKDDNNCIQVICGAPNCESGMMAVLALPGTELKDFSISKAKIRGIHSHGMLCSERELGLSDSHAGIIRLPDDIAIGELADVIFELPDTIYELEITPNRSDLLGYKGIARDLSARLGVAVKEPEIKLPQLKQSALKLGLHNEEPQLCPRYTARVIEGVNVKESPLWMKIALIKSGLRPINNLVDITNYVMMETGHPLHAFDYDVLASRKEDQGYPDIVVRRASEAEGFVALDSKSYRLNTEDLVIADGKRPSALAGVMGSKLSGINANTSNIVLESAAFHPGNIRKTSYNHKISSDSSYRFERHLSARYAKEISDRATQLLVELGCASAMGELIDSYPLVEEEIILGVRPSRFEHLVGFSIDPSQIKEIMQKLGFVYLKDAAYIKGPVADLQNLADPKSEKDNAQYYRVPGYRKDVSREADILEELARLIGYDKVPVKTPPKQVMDRHAYRIQKKAAEWMVAWGAYETLNYSFTDPLQMQNLGMTDSELPYIGLINPQSSNQSVMRVSLVPQLLTNLAYNLNHAERNVRLFELGKVYLKTADGHVEPRHLGAICTGNVQDEHYSAKSSQLGYAWAKGCFEGLLNSIGLDWKSKSIKLPYLVEDESFAYYFSDRLLGYFGRITAPVLEAWGIDATVLKQEVWIMNWEMEELISASRTQSISYRDIPRHPAVIRDLSFLLADAFSYCEIREHIMALDKGLVLDVQVFDEYRSKQIPEGFRSLSLHIVLQDQEKTLTDERVDHVMTLIQNTLTDKYDLRMR
- a CDS encoding TIGR00282 family metallophosphoesterase yields the protein MRVLFFGDVFGKPGRSILCAHLKSMISEYRVDFVIANGENLADGKGLTEKTLKPLFAAGVDAVTSGNHLWDREESLDYIVREPRILKPMNYPSAAPGNCNFLLQKDDLCLEIICLTGQIFMPPCNSPFEAFDSFWSGRNTGTPLFVDIHAESTSEKRAMGWYLDGKAAVVVGTHTHIQTADEEILHGGTAYITDVGMTGAHNSVIGVRKEIILEKLSTSVPHRFESADGGLMVNAVIIDLDDVGKRATHISRLRYPVEV